Proteins encoded together in one Marmota flaviventris isolate mMarFla1 chromosome Y, mMarFla1.hap1, whole genome shotgun sequence window:
- the LOC114106889 gene encoding cytokine receptor-like factor 2 isoform X1: protein MRQQLRPWAAATVLLLGDLVASRDAAGAAGEGLQLHITCFNFETVQVTWNATGHPGTNLTFFYTFTRGAGHRPCTNYTLWRGHTSGCLLAARDDILYFSVRNGSRLLVSRSQWLSDYLKPSSPKDVHFRWLQEDVLVTCSDLPYGGLLYEVQYRSRFDAEWESREATTCNVTVGGLDTQKCYSFRTRVKTTEDQYGPHATPSDWSQVTHWQRAELRDSCEEEPGPRRTRFPKFILISSSVTLLTLCLLLLSLWRLQRVKKLLVPSVPDPKGKFPGLFEQHQGNFQAWITDTQNVVLLAKAGGLEPETPPEEALVIHLLKTEPEAPASPGPACLQTGEEEAPGGSPQLPPQAPQGGDRVFLGDFAFVMSDNSYMML from the exons ATGAGGCAGCAGCTCCGGCCCTGGGCCGCGGCCACCGTCCTGCTGCTGGGAGACCTGGTGGCCTCGCGGGACGCAGCAGGAGCCGCGG GAGAAGGGCTGCAGCTTCACATCACCTGCTTCAACTTCGAAACGGTGCAGGTCACTTGGAACGCGACTGGACACCCGGGGACGAACCTGACCTTCTTCTACAC GTTCACGCGGGGCGCGGGTCACCGCCCCTGCACCAACTACACGCTTTGGCGAGGCCACACGTCCGGGTGCCTGCTGGCCGCGCGCGACGACATCCTCTACTTCTCCGTCAGAAACGGGAGCCGCCTCCTCGTCTCCAGGAGCCAGTGGCTGAGCGACTACT TGAAGCCCAGCTCCCCCAAGGACGTCCACTTCCGGTGGCTGCAGGAGGACGTCCTGGTGACCTGCTCCGACCTGCCCTACGGGGGCCTCCTCTACGAGGTCCAGTACAGGAGCCGCTTCGACGCCGAGTGGGAG TCCAGGGAAGCGACGACGTGCAACGTGACCGTCGGAGGGTTGGACACCCAGAAGTGCTACAGCTTCCGGACCCGGGTGAAAACCACCGAGGACCAGTACGGCCCCCACGCCACCCCCAGCGACTGGTCCCAGGTGACGCACTGGCAGAGGGCGGAGCTCAGAG ACTCCTGCGAGGAGGAGCCCGGTCCTCGCCGCACGCGGTTCCCCAAGTTCATCCTCATCTCCAGCTCGGTCACCCTCCTGACCCTGTGTCTCCTGCTGCTGTCCTTATGGAGACTGCAGAG AGTGAAGAAGCTGCTCGTGCCCAGCGTCCCGGACCCGAAGGGCAAGTTCCCCGGCCTCTTCGAGCAGCACCAAGGGAACTTCCAG GCGTGGATCACAGACACCCAGAACGTGGTCCTGCTGGCCAAGGCCGGAGGCCTGGAGCCGGAGACCCCCCCGGAGGAGGCCCTGGTCATCCACCTGCTCAAGACGGAGCCCGAGGCGCCTGCCAGCCCAGGACCCGCGTGTCTGCAGACGGGGGAGGAAGAGGCCCCGGGGGGGTccccccagctccctccccaggccccccAAGGTGGAGACAGGGTGTTTCTGGGAGACTTCGCCTTTGTGATGAGTGACAACTCCTACATGATGCTGTGA
- the LOC114106889 gene encoding cytokine receptor-like factor 2 isoform X3, with amino-acid sequence MRQQLRPWAAATVLLLGDLVASRDAAGAAGEGLQLHITCFNFETVQVTWNATGHPGTNLTFFYTFTRGAGHRPCTNYTLWRGHTSGCLLAARDDILYFSVRNGSRLLVSRSQWLSDYLKPSSPKDVHFRWLQEDVLVTCSDLPYGGLLYEVQYRSRFDAEWESREATTCNVTVGGLDTQKCYSFRTRVKTTEDQYGPHATPSDWSQVTHWQRAELRDSCEEEPGPRRTRFPKFILISSSVTLLTLCLLLLSLWRLQRVKKLLVPSVPDPKGKFPGLFEQHQGNFQMLMAEHSVPAGAQRG; translated from the exons ATGAGGCAGCAGCTCCGGCCCTGGGCCGCGGCCACCGTCCTGCTGCTGGGAGACCTGGTGGCCTCGCGGGACGCAGCAGGAGCCGCGG GAGAAGGGCTGCAGCTTCACATCACCTGCTTCAACTTCGAAACGGTGCAGGTCACTTGGAACGCGACTGGACACCCGGGGACGAACCTGACCTTCTTCTACAC GTTCACGCGGGGCGCGGGTCACCGCCCCTGCACCAACTACACGCTTTGGCGAGGCCACACGTCCGGGTGCCTGCTGGCCGCGCGCGACGACATCCTCTACTTCTCCGTCAGAAACGGGAGCCGCCTCCTCGTCTCCAGGAGCCAGTGGCTGAGCGACTACT TGAAGCCCAGCTCCCCCAAGGACGTCCACTTCCGGTGGCTGCAGGAGGACGTCCTGGTGACCTGCTCCGACCTGCCCTACGGGGGCCTCCTCTACGAGGTCCAGTACAGGAGCCGCTTCGACGCCGAGTGGGAG TCCAGGGAAGCGACGACGTGCAACGTGACCGTCGGAGGGTTGGACACCCAGAAGTGCTACAGCTTCCGGACCCGGGTGAAAACCACCGAGGACCAGTACGGCCCCCACGCCACCCCCAGCGACTGGTCCCAGGTGACGCACTGGCAGAGGGCGGAGCTCAGAG ACTCCTGCGAGGAGGAGCCCGGTCCTCGCCGCACGCGGTTCCCCAAGTTCATCCTCATCTCCAGCTCGGTCACCCTCCTGACCCTGTGTCTCCTGCTGCTGTCCTTATGGAGACTGCAGAG AGTGAAGAAGCTGCTCGTGCCCAGCGTCCCGGACCCGAAGGGCAAGTTCCCCGGCCTCTTCGAGCAGCACCAAGGGAACTTCCAG ATGCTGATGGCAGAGCACAGCGTCCCCGCCGGTGCCCAGAGAGGTTGA
- the LOC114106889 gene encoding uncharacterized protein isoform X2, with translation MCFSGLFLSLPRRRAAASHHLLQLRNGAGHLERDWTPGDEPDLLLHVHAGRGSPPLHQLHALARPHVRVPAGRARRHPLLLRQKREPPPRLQEPVAERLLEAQLPQGRPLPVAAGGRPGDLLRPALRGPPLRGPVQEPLRRRVGVQGSDDVQRDRRRVGHPEVLQLPDPGENHRGPVRPPRHPQRLVPDSCEEEPGPRRTRFPKFILISSSVTLLTLCLLLLSLWRLQRVKKLLVPSVPDPKGKFPGLFEQHQGNFQAWITDTQNVVLLAKAGGLEPETPPEEALVIHLLKTEPEAPASPGPACLQTGEEEAPGGSPQLPPQAPQGGDRVFLGDFAFVMSDNSYMML, from the exons ATGTGCTTTAGTGGCCTCTTTCTGTCCCTTCCCAGGAGAAGGGCTGCAGCTTCACATCACCTGCTTCAACTTCGAAACGGTGCAGGTCACTTGGAACGCGACTGGACACCCGGGGACGAACCTGACCTTCTTCTACAC GTTCACGCGGGGCGCGGGTCACCGCCCCTGCACCAACTACACGCTTTGGCGAGGCCACACGTCCGGGTGCCTGCTGGCCGCGCGCGACGACATCCTCTACTTCTCCGTCAGAAACGGGAGCCGCCTCCTCGTCTCCAGGAGCCAGTGGCTGAGCGACTACT TGAAGCCCAGCTCCCCCAAGGACGTCCACTTCCGGTGGCTGCAGGAGGACGTCCTGGTGACCTGCTCCGACCTGCCCTACGGGGGCCTCCTCTACGAGGTCCAGTACAGGAGCCGCTTCGACGCCGAGTGGGAG TCCAGGGAAGCGACGACGTGCAACGTGACCGTCGGAGGGTTGGACACCCAGAAGTGCTACAGCTTCCGGACCCGGGTGAAAACCACCGAGGACCAGTACGGCCCCCACGCCACCCCCAGCGACTGGTCCCAG ACTCCTGCGAGGAGGAGCCCGGTCCTCGCCGCACGCGGTTCCCCAAGTTCATCCTCATCTCCAGCTCGGTCACCCTCCTGACCCTGTGTCTCCTGCTGCTGTCCTTATGGAGACTGCAGAG AGTGAAGAAGCTGCTCGTGCCCAGCGTCCCGGACCCGAAGGGCAAGTTCCCCGGCCTCTTCGAGCAGCACCAAGGGAACTTCCAG GCGTGGATCACAGACACCCAGAACGTGGTCCTGCTGGCCAAGGCCGGAGGCCTGGAGCCGGAGACCCCCCCGGAGGAGGCCCTGGTCATCCACCTGCTCAAGACGGAGCCCGAGGCGCCTGCCAGCCCAGGACCCGCGTGTCTGCAGACGGGGGAGGAAGAGGCCCCGGGGGGGTccccccagctccctccccaggccccccAAGGTGGAGACAGGGTGTTTCTGGGAGACTTCGCCTTTGTGATGAGTGACAACTCCTACATGATGCTGTGA